TCCCCGACGGGTCGCGGGTTCACCGTTCCGTGCCATCACGGCTTTCGCGTTCGCGGCGCAGTGGATGCCGGAACCGGTCCGGCATGACGGGAATGGGGCAGCGACCATCCCGTTGGGGTCGCTATGTCCGCAGCGCCGGATCAGCCCGACAGCCTTGCCATCGTGCGTTCGCGGCCGATCAGCGGCAGCAGCGCCGCCATGTCGGGGCCGTGGTCGAGCCCGGTGAGGGCCTGGCGCAGCGGCAGGAACAGCGCCTTGCCCTTGCGGCCGGTCACGTCCTTCAGCGCGGCGGTGAGGGCGTGCCAGGGATCGCCCGCCCAATCGATCGAGGCGGCGAGCGTCGCCGCCTGCGCCAGATAGGCGCGAGTCTCATCGTCGGGGGCGGGGGCGTCGACCGGCCCCTCGATCACCCGCCACCAGTCCGCCGCCTCGGCGACGCTCGACAGATTGGGGCGGACCGCATCCCATTCCGCCGCGCCCATGCCGGCGGGCAGGCGATCGGCGACCGCGTCGTGGGGCAGTTGGTGGACGATGCGGGCATTGACCTGCGCCAGTTCCGCCTCGTCGAAGCGGGCCGGCGCGCGCCCGAAGCGGGCGAAATCGAACGCGGCGATCAGCGGCGCGGGATCGGCGATCGGCTCGACCGGGTCGCTGGTGCCGATGCGCGCGAGCAGGGCGATCACCGCCTGCGGCTCGATCCCGGATTCGCGGAAATGCTCGACGCCGAGCGAGCCGAGCCGCTTCGACAATTTGCCCTCCGCCCCGGTCAGCAGCGCCTCGTGCGCGAAGCACGGCGGCGCGACCTGCATCGCATCGAACATCTGCAATTGCAGCGCGGTGTTGGAGACGTGATCCTCGCCCCGGACGACATGGGTGATACCCAGATCGGCATCGTCGATCGCCGAGGGCAGCATATAGAGCCACGATCCGTCGGCACGGCGGACGACCGGGTCGCTCATCGTGCGCGCGTCGAACGCCTGCGGTCCGCGGATCAGGTCGTCCCAGGCGATCGGCGCGTCGTGATCCAGCCGGAAGCGCCAGTGCGGGCGGACGCCGTCGGCCTCCAGCCGCGCCTTGTCGGCATCGGTGAGTGCCAGCGCACCGCGGTCATAGACCGGGGGCAGGCCGCGCCCGAGCAGGATCTTGCGCTTGAGGTCGAGCTCCTGCGCGCTTTCATAGGCCGGATAGATGCGACCGGCGGCGACCAGGGCATCGAATCGCGCCTGATAGAGCGCGAAGCGTTCGGACTGGCGGACCATCGCATCGTGGGTGAGCCCCAGCCAGGCGAGATCGGCGAGGATGCCGTCGACGAACCGTTCCTCCGACCGTTCGGCATCGGTATCGTCGATGCGCAGCACGAAGCGACCGCCCCGGCCCCGCGCGAACATCCAATTGTGCAGTGCCGCCCGGATGTTGCCGACATGCAGCTGGCCGGTGGGGGAAGGGGCGAAACGGGTGGTGACGGTCATGATCGCGGGCCTAGTCAGTGGACCGCGGATGGACAAGGTGGACCGGATGGGGACTGCGGGCGTCCGATGATGCTTTCGGTTTCGTGACGGTGGCTCTAAGGCGCGCAGCATCGATGGGGCGGAGCCAAGCGCGATGAAACTGATAACCGGCAATTCGAACCTTCCGCTGGCGCGGGAGATTGCAGCCTATCTCGAAATCCCGCTGACCGATGCGCTGGTCCGCCGCTTCGCCGACGAGGAGATCTTCGTCGAGATCCAGGAGAACGTGCGCGGCGAAGACGTGTTCGTGCTCCAGTCGACCGGCTTTCCGGCGAACGACAATTTGATGGAAATGCTCATCATCATCGATGCGCTGAAGCGGTCGTCGGCGCGGCGCATCACCGCCGTGATCCCGTACATGGGCTATGCGCGGCAGGACCGGAAGCCGGGGCCGCGCACGCCGATCTCGGCCAAGCTGGTCGCCAACCTCATCACCGTCGCGGGCGCCGATCGCGTGCTGTCGGTCGACCTGCACGCCGGGCAGATCCAGGGCTTCTTCGATATCCCGACCGACAACCTGTATGCCGCGCCGGTGATGTCCGCGGACATCAACGCCCGATTCAAGGGCCGCAACATGATGGTGGTGTCGCCCGACGTCGGCGGCGTGGTGCGTGCGCGCCAGCTCGCCAAGCGGCTCGACAACGCGCCGCTGGCGATCGTCGACAAGCGCCGCGAGCGCGCCGGCGAATCGGAGGTGATGAACATCATCGGCGACGTCGAGGGCCGCTTCTGCATCCTGATCGACGATATCGTCGATTCGGCGGGCACGCTGTGCAACGCGGCGGCGGCCTTGCGCGAGGCGGGGGCGGAGGACGTCGTCGCCTATGTGACGCATGGCGTGCTGTCGGGCGGTGCGGTGGCGCGGGTCGAGGGATCGGCGCTGCGCGAACTGGTCATCACCGATTCGATCGGCAACCACGACTCGATCCGGCCCAAGGACGGTCAGGCGGGGCGCATCCGGCACCTGCCGATCGCGCCATTGCTGGGCGAGGCGATCAAGCGGATCGCGGACGAGACGAGCGTGTCGAGCCTGTTCGACTGATCGCGGGAGCGGCCGGCGGTCTGTTTCGTCCGTCGGCCATGTCGGGCATGATGCGCGACCCTGTCAGGGCGGGACGGTCAGCGACGACGGCATAGCCACCATCGGATGGGGCCGACCGGCCTTGCGGTTGCGCTGCGCGTTCCGGTCAGGGTGTGGCCGGACCTACCGCTGCGACAATGCGATGATATGATCGAAGACCGCCGGGTGGAGCGGCT
The sequence above is a segment of the Sphingomonas insulae genome. Coding sequences within it:
- the gltX gene encoding glutamate--tRNA ligase, yielding MTVTTRFAPSPTGQLHVGNIRAALHNWMFARGRGGRFVLRIDDTDAERSEERFVDGILADLAWLGLTHDAMVRQSERFALYQARFDALVAAGRIYPAYESAQELDLKRKILLGRGLPPVYDRGALALTDADKARLEADGVRPHWRFRLDHDAPIAWDDLIRGPQAFDARTMSDPVVRRADGSWLYMLPSAIDDADLGITHVVRGEDHVSNTALQLQMFDAMQVAPPCFAHEALLTGAEGKLSKRLGSLGVEHFRESGIEPQAVIALLARIGTSDPVEPIADPAPLIAAFDFARFGRAPARFDEAELAQVNARIVHQLPHDAVADRLPAGMGAAEWDAVRPNLSSVAEAADWWRVIEGPVDAPAPDDETRAYLAQAATLAASIDWAGDPWHALTAALKDVTGRKGKALFLPLRQALTGLDHGPDMAALLPLIGRERTMARLSG
- a CDS encoding ribose-phosphate pyrophosphokinase, translating into MKLITGNSNLPLAREIAAYLEIPLTDALVRRFADEEIFVEIQENVRGEDVFVLQSTGFPANDNLMEMLIIIDALKRSSARRITAVIPYMGYARQDRKPGPRTPISAKLVANLITVAGADRVLSVDLHAGQIQGFFDIPTDNLYAAPVMSADINARFKGRNMMVVSPDVGGVVRARQLAKRLDNAPLAIVDKRRERAGESEVMNIIGDVEGRFCILIDDIVDSAGTLCNAAAALREAGAEDVVAYVTHGVLSGGAVARVEGSALRELVITDSIGNHDSIRPKDGQAGRIRHLPIAPLLGEAIKRIADETSVSSLFD